The genomic interval CAAAAACATTTGCAAGCTACATGCCCACGGTGCAGGCGACATGGGGACTTTGGTACTTGTAATGCAATTTTCTAAAAAGGTTAAATGAAAATGGTGAACAATTTTGTTTTCATCACTTCTAACACAAATTGCAAATTTCAGTGCCTAAATAATGCCGATTTTTAAAATGGAAAGTATTTATTTAGCCCTTTAATTTATTTGTTACTTTAACGGAAGGTGTGCTGTAGGGCTTGTGGAAGATGGCAAAAGGGTGTGCAAAAAGTTTAATGCTTTGCTCTGATTGCCATGCATTCCTTATATGGCATTATATAGCACGCTCAACgcctatattgtatatttattttgtgctACTTGTTATGTTCTTGCTGGACATGGTACTCTATACTTCTTTtagatgtttttttatttaagcaTGTTAGAATTTTATtatttggggggggtggtgttttATGATTTTTCTCGAattcttctttttattttttgtgtaggTTCAGGATCTTATAACCCAACTCCATGTATTGTTACACAAGCTAAGAGTTGATCACATGTATCGGAACTGTACTTAAGATGCCTACCAAGCTGTATATTAGTTTAGTGATATTTCCTCGGAGTTTAAGGCTGGACGTAGAAGTATTTTCCATGCTTCATAAGACTTGAAattgtgcagatttttttttttttttttctcgttacAACTACTAATATTAAATTGTTCAAGATATGTAAGGAGTGGACgggttgtgtttttgttttgtttccagaGAGTTCAAATGGTTATGGTTACTATGAAGGGGGGGTTTCACCTACAAGTTAGAATTCATGCCCTCCCATTTTTATACCTAAATGTATATGGGTTACAAATGCAGCACTGGAGTTGATCTAAATACAATTGGAGGAAGGGATTTTGGCTAAATAGAAGTGATTCTTTGGTGCATGCTGCGAAACgatcccttttttattttatttttttctttattatgaATATACGTAATTTAGACTGCGCTGTTTTTGTCTCTTTATATTCTCAGGAGAATAAACATTATTCACAAACATTTTAAACTTGTGTTATTATTGTGTGGCGATTTTTTCTGTTCATGTAACAGACATTTAGGTCAAAGAAAAATGTTGATTCTTCCGCAGGCAGGTAATGCCTTTTAATGTGGTCCCATTGGATGTGGAGGCTCATGTACAAACATAGAGTTACTCCTGTGTCTTGATCTCCTGCTCCATAAGTCACTCACCTAATATGAAGAACTCTCACCTTTTTTTTTTGAGTGGTCTATAATCCTTACTATTTAAACAATCACAGTAGGCAAAAATCTACTTCAAGGGCCATGGTGGTTAGTGAGAATAAATAGAGGCGCAAGCCCCACTCcactttatatatacattatttatgTTGGTGGTATTTTGTAGGGAAAAAGGCAGTGCAATCCTAAACTCAGATAAATCATCTTTTATATAAAGTATTATAAAATGCATCTATCCATTTCCAGCCCCCACAAAATCGTGTGTGTACCCTTACCAAGTACTCCTGCATTTACATCTAATTCTGGGAACTGTCTACTTAGAAATTCATACATTTGTAACTCTTTTATTTAATCAAGATGAGACCTGGTTAATTGTTTAATTTAATAACTCCCctcgtggggtgggaggggggaggagaaagagcatGTTTTATTTCCTTTAGCATTTTGGTTTCCTCTGTGGTCCCTCCCTCCCAAAATACATGTATTGGTATAAAGTTGTAGCAGACCAACCGGGTTGTGGTGTCAACATTTAACTATGAATCGGGGTGGATAGCACTGGATCGCAAAGCACCTTTCAAAGGCCATGCTGCATTCAGATAAATTGTTACAAAGTGGCAATGTTAACTGATTAGTCTAAACCTAGCATATTACTTTTACTGCACGTCTGAATATGGAACATAAGAGACGGCCGTGCAGTGGAGGAAAGTCTCTGCAAGTCATCGCCTTGCACAAATGTTTCCTAAATAACTGTATCGCGGGGGAGGGTTTTACAGgtctacagccccccccccccccccgttccttaATGCTTCTGAACCAACTCATTTCAACGTCCCGCTCCAATTAATGGGGTTGTACTGCAGCAGCTCTCTCTCCTTCAGGGTCTCCAGTGATCGGATCAAACGATTCTCCTGCCACTTGGTCTCCATTAACTGGAAGGACAGaacaatattatatttatattatgaaCAGTCCAAAGTCAACCAAAATCCTTCATATCTTCAATAATtcaaaatgaatatatatttttaatggtcTGAAATGGCAATACAGTTCTGAGTTCATGAGTTTTGGATTTTTTAATGGAATTGTAAAAGTATATTAAATCAGTGCTGTGCTCGTCAAGCAAAGGCTAAATATGGTTCTAGACCGAATGGCGGAAGCACTAGAGTGAGTGCTGGATACTGGACATGATGCCTTGTAGCATTTAAATGACCAATGGGTATTGGAGAAGGATTCTATTGCAGTTAGTAATTCATTAAACCCTTTTTAATAACATGGCTTTATCTAGAAGGagcagggaacccccccccccccgcacctcaaacccatagcgcacctaccacaaaaaaaattttacttaacttttacttaacttttcttcttattgtaatacagaaaaaaacattacaatgcaatctgtttatttttatattttcaacaaaagacaggtgactgactgcctggatgggtgggtggctgggggggcacgggaggtgggcggctggggggaggggggggggcacgggaggtgggcggcTGGGGCTGAGACTGCGAATTCCACGGCTGGAGGCTGGCACGTGGGGGAACTGGCTTTCCCACATTTGGCAGCGGGGGGGGAGCAGGTCCACAGGCACAGGCtggacaccctgctttccctgcgcatgcgcgccgggacctcggctctgcgcatgcgcacaggagAGGGGTCGCCACCATTTTTTTTAAGCAGGCAAGGCAGTGGAGGGGGACGGGCTCCGTGACTCACGGGGCCTGGGACCCCAGcaccggctgtccccccctgttggcagccctgctgtGCTACAGTATTAAGACCCATTGACCTCAAAGGTGCTTTCTGTGCATTAAGCACCAGTTTAAGGTCCATAATCTGAAACGTGCATGATTTAGGGGAGCATCGCACAGGGGCCATGGGAAGGACCAACCTTGTTCCGTTTCCTCAACATTACAAAGGTGCCAAAAACATTGATGGGGCAACATGACATTAATTCTAGTCCGTTATCACACTTTCTGCAAAAGCGCCTATGCACCTGACAACACGTCACAAGGGTTCCCTTTTGTGTCTCACCCGCTTGTTCTCATCCCGGTATCTTCTCAGGAACAAGGTGTGTGTCCTCTCCTGCTCGGAGTCTTGGAGCACTGCTGCCCGGTCAGCCGCCTTTAAGGCCTCTAGCTCTTTGCTTCCACTGGTCAGCACCTCATTCTGCAGCGCCCACTTCTCGCTCATCTGGTTTTTAAGCAGCTGTCGGATTTCTTTCCTTTTAGGATGGAAAGTGGGGAATCCTTCCTTTGttttttaaagtgtgtgtgtgtgtttgtgtgtatgtatacatacacacctccccattGCTTCCAGTTACTGGGTGTTGCTGAGataaaatatgatatatatatatatatatatatattttttttttaactagagGCAAACATTACAAAGCAGTTTGGGCACTAACAACTTCATTGGTAGTTTCTGATTCATAGTGTTGCGATTggtactattgcagtttaatcaATAACCCTCAATATAAGACCTGTTTAATGGTTTTGTTTTAAACTCAGGTAGTATATTCTCTTCTAAATGttttcgggggtggggggggtgtttattGAAGTTTCCCCACTGCAAGAAGTGGGGGAAAAACGTGCACCTCATTTAccactaaaaaaaaaaccccaactcATTACCATCAAAACCAATAGAACTTTCTTGTTTGATATACCCAATGTGGCATTATTGCATCCAAACGACATTAACCCTTTGAGCACCAGAAGATGTGCAGAGTATGTCTcggg from Ascaphus truei isolate aAscTru1 chromosome 17, aAscTru1.hap1, whole genome shotgun sequence carries:
- the LOC142468181 gene encoding uncharacterized protein LOC142468181 isoform X3 gives rise to the protein MCAPRLNPLHPPGVKRRTVSLETVAVHQQNHQRVIAMQQKEYSRYHQGWRRPFYGTVMEKEEYRKEIRQLLKNQMSEKWALQNEVLTSGSKELEALKAADRAAVLQDSEQERTHTLFLRRYRDENKRLMETKWQENRLIRSLETLKERELLQYNPINWSGTLK
- the LOC142468181 gene encoding uncharacterized protein LOC142468181 isoform X2; this translates as MLLRFRGCLTCISIKCAPRLNPLHPPGVKRRTVSLETVAVHQQNHQRVIAMQQKEYSRYHQGWRRPFYGTVMEKEEYRKEIRQLLKNQMSEKWALQNEVLTSGSKELEALKAADRAAVLQDSEQERTHTLFLRRYRDENKRLMETKWQENRLIRSLETLKERELLQYNPINWSGTLK